A single region of the Etheostoma cragini isolate CJK2018 chromosome 3, CSU_Ecrag_1.0, whole genome shotgun sequence genome encodes:
- the actn4 gene encoding alpha-actinin-4 isoform X1, with amino-acid sequence MVDYHAANNQSSTGGVQTYMEQENDWDRDLLLDPAWERQQRKTFTAWCNSHLRKSGTQIENIEEDFRDGLKLMLLLEVIAGERLPKPERGKMRVHKINNVNKALDFIASKGVKLVSIGAEEIVDGNAKMTLGMIWTIILRFAIQDISVEETSAKEGLLLWCQRKTAPYKNVNVQNFHISWKDGLAFNALIHRHRPDLIDYDSLRKDDPVTNLNNAFEVAEKHLDIPKMLDADDIVNTARPDEKAIMTYVSSFYHAFSGAQKAETAANRICKVLAVNQENEQMMEDYEKLASELLEWIRRTIPWLENRTQEKTVNDMQAKQEDFRDYRCVHKPPKVQEKCQLEISFNTLQTKLRLSNRPAFMPSEGRMVSDINGAWHTLEGAEKGYEEWILSEIRRLERLEHLAEKFHQKAAIHESWTDGKEAMLTQKDYETSTLSEVKALLRKHEAFESDLAAHQDRVEQIAAIAQELNELDYYDSASVNARCQKICDQWDVLGTLTHNRKDSLERTEKQLESIDELYLEYAKRAAPFNNWMEGAMEDLQDMFIVHNIEEIQGLITAHEQFKSTLAEANKEREAIQSIQSEVQKIAQSNGIKLSGANPYTTITPASIDSKWKKAMDMVPLRDNALQDELNKQNSNDTLRAKFATQANTVGAYIQAKMEEIGRISIEMNGTLEDQLTHLKEYQQTIMSYMPEINTLEGYHQHIQEALIFDNQYTSYTMEHLRVGWEQLLTTIARTINEVENQILTRDAKGISQEQLYEYRASFNHFDKDHSGALQAEEFKACLISLGYDVENDKKRSGQMVSEDFRALLISTGNSLGDSEFARIMGIVDPNGSGAVTFQAFIDFMSRETTDTDTADQVIASFKILAADKPFITAEELRRELPPDQAEYCIARMAPYTGPNATPGALDYMSFSTALYGESDL; translated from the exons ACGTTCACGGCGTGGTGCAACTCCCACCTGCGCAAGTCCGGCACGCAGATCGAGAACATCGAGGAGGACTTCAGGGATGGGCTGAAGCtcatgctgctgctggaggtcATAGCAG gcGAACGGTTACCCAAGCCTGAGCGAGGCAAGATGAGGGTGCACAAGattaacaatgttaacaaaGCCCTGGACTTCATCGCCAGCAAAGGAGTCAAGCTGGTCTCTATTGGAGCAGAGG AAATCGTCGACGGAAACGCCAAGATGACCCTGGGAATGATCTGGACCATCATCCTCCGCTTCGCCATCCAGGACATCTCTGTCGAAG AGACctctgcaaaggagggtcttcTCTTGTGGTGCCAGAGGAAGACTGCTCCCTACAAGAATGTCAACGTGCAGAACTTCCACAttag CTGGAAGGACGGCCTCGCCTTCAACGCTCTgatccacagacacagaccGGATCTCATCGATTACGACAGCCTCAGAAAG GATGACCCAGTGACCAATCTGAACAACGCCTTCGAGGTGGCTGAGAAGCACCTGGACATCCCCAAGATGTTGGACGCAGATG ACATTGTGAACACTGCTCGTCCAGATGAGAAAGCCATAATGACTTATGTGTCCAGTTTCTACCATGCCTTCTCTGGAGCCCAGAAG GCCGAGACAGCCGCCAATCGTATCTGCAAAGTGCTGGCTGTCAACCAGGAGAACGAGCAAATGATGGAGGACTACGAGAAGCTGGCCAGTGAG CTGCTTGAGTGGATCCGTCGGACCATCCCCTGGCTGGAGAACCGAACCCAGGAGAAGACTGTAAATGACATGCAGGCCAAACAGGAGGACTTCAGAGACTACCGCTGTGTCCACAAACCCCCCAAG GTCCAAGAGAAATGCCAGCTGGAGATCAGCTTCAACACTCTGCAGACTAAACTGAGACTCAGCAACAGACCTGCCTTCATGCCATCAGAGGGACGCATGGTGTCT GATATCAATGGAGCGTGGCACACTCTGGAGGGAGCGGAGAAAGGCTACGAGGAGTGGATCCTCAGCGAGATCAGGCGTCTGGAGAGGCTGGAGCACTTGGCCGAGAAGTTCCACCAGAAGGCGGCCATCCACGAGTCCTGGACCGATG GTAAGGAGGCCATGCTGACCCAGAAAGACTACGAGACCTCCACCCTGTCAGAAGTGAAGGCGTTGCTACGGAAACACGAGGCCTTTGAGAGCGACCTGGCCGCCCATCAGGACCGAGTGGAGCAGATCGCCGCCATCGCACAGGAACTCAA CGAGCTGGACTACTACGACTCTGCCAGCGTCAACGCTCGCTGTCAGAAGATCTGCGATCAGTGGGACGTCCTGGGAACTCTCACCCACAACCGCAAAGATTCACTGGAG aggacagagaagcAGCTGGAGTCGATAGATGAGCTTTACCTGGAGTACGCCAAGAGAGCGGCGCCCTTCAACAACTGGATGGAGGGAGCGATGGAGGACCTGCAGGACATGTTCATCGTCCACAATATCGAGGAGATCCAG GGTCTGATCACAGCCCACGAGCAGTTCAAGTCCACGCTGGCGGAGGCCAACAAGGAGCGGGAGGCCATCCAGTCCATCCAGTCTGAGGTGCAGAAGATTGCCCAGAGCAACGGCATCAAGCTGAGTGGAGCGAACCCCTACACCACCATCACACCGGCGAGCATCGACAGCAAGTGGAAGAAG gcGATGGACATGGTGCCGCTGCGTGACAACGCCCTGCAGGATGAGCTGAACAAGCAGAACTCCAACGACACTCTGAGAGCCAAGTTCGCCACTCAGGCCAACACGGTCGGCGCCTACATACAGGCCAAAATGGAG GAAATCGGCCGGATATCCATAGAAATGAACGGGACTCTGGAGGACCAGCTGACCCACCTGAAGGAGTACCAGCAGACCATCATGTCCTACATGCCCGAAATCAACACGCTGGAGGGATACCACCAGCACATCCAGGAGGCACTTATCTTCGACAACCAATACACTTCCTACACAAtggag CACCTCCGTGTGGGCTGGGAGCAGCTGCTGACCACCATCGCCAGGACCATCAACGAGGTGGAGAACCAGATCCTGACGCGTGATGCCAAGGGCATCAGCCAGGAGCAGCTCTACGAGTACCGCGCCTCCTTCAACCACTTTGACAAG GACCACAGCGGGGCCCTGCAGGCGGAGGAGTTCAAGGCCTGTTTGATCAGTCTGGGCTACGACGTGGAGAACGACAAG AAGCGATCAGGACAGATGGTCTCGGAGGATTTCCGGGCTCTACTCATTTCTACAGGAAACAGCCTG GGCGACAGCGAGTTTGCTCGCATCATGGGCATAGTGGACCCCAACGGCAGCGGCGCCGTCACCTTCCAGGCCTTCATTGACTTCATGTCCAGGGAGACGACCGACACGGACACCGCGGACCAGGTCATCGCCTCCTTCAAGATCCTGGCCGCtgataag CCCTTCATCACGGCCGAGGAGCTGAGGAGGGAGCTCCCCCCCGACCAGGCCGAGTACTGCATCGCCCGCATGGCGCCCTACACGGGCCCCAACGCCACCCCCGGAGCCCTGGACTACATGTCCTTCTCCACCGCCCTGTACGGAGAGAGCGACCtgtag
- the actn4 gene encoding alpha-actinin-4 isoform X2: MVDYHAANNQSSTGGVQTYMEQENDWDRDLLLDPAWERQQRKTFTAWCNSHLRKSGTQIENIEEDFRDGLKLMLLLEVIAGERLPKPERGKMRVHKINNVNKALDFIASKGVKLVSIGAEEIVDGNAKMTLGMIWTIILRFAIQDISVEETSAKEGLLLWCQRKTAPYKNVNVQNFHISWKDGLAFNALIHRHRPDLIDYDSLRKDDPVTNLNNAFEVAEKHLDIPKMLDADDIVGTLRPDEKAIMTYVSCFYHAFSGAQKAETAANRICKVLAVNQENEQMMEDYEKLASELLEWIRRTIPWLENRTQEKTVNDMQAKQEDFRDYRCVHKPPKVQEKCQLEISFNTLQTKLRLSNRPAFMPSEGRMVSDINGAWHTLEGAEKGYEEWILSEIRRLERLEHLAEKFHQKAAIHESWTDGKEAMLTQKDYETSTLSEVKALLRKHEAFESDLAAHQDRVEQIAAIAQELNELDYYDSASVNARCQKICDQWDVLGTLTHNRKDSLERTEKQLESIDELYLEYAKRAAPFNNWMEGAMEDLQDMFIVHNIEEIQGLITAHEQFKSTLAEANKEREAIQSIQSEVQKIAQSNGIKLSGANPYTTITPASIDSKWKKAMDMVPLRDNALQDELNKQNSNDTLRAKFATQANTVGAYIQAKMEEIGRISIEMNGTLEDQLTHLKEYQQTIMSYMPEINTLEGYHQHIQEALIFDNQYTSYTMEHLRVGWEQLLTTIARTINEVENQILTRDAKGISQEQLYEYRASFNHFDKDHSGALQAEEFKACLISLGYDVENDKKRSGQMVSEDFRALLISTGNSLGDSEFARIMGIVDPNGSGAVTFQAFIDFMSRETTDTDTADQVIASFKILAADKPFITAEELRRELPPDQAEYCIARMAPYTGPNATPGALDYMSFSTALYGESDL; encoded by the exons ACGTTCACGGCGTGGTGCAACTCCCACCTGCGCAAGTCCGGCACGCAGATCGAGAACATCGAGGAGGACTTCAGGGATGGGCTGAAGCtcatgctgctgctggaggtcATAGCAG gcGAACGGTTACCCAAGCCTGAGCGAGGCAAGATGAGGGTGCACAAGattaacaatgttaacaaaGCCCTGGACTTCATCGCCAGCAAAGGAGTCAAGCTGGTCTCTATTGGAGCAGAGG AAATCGTCGACGGAAACGCCAAGATGACCCTGGGAATGATCTGGACCATCATCCTCCGCTTCGCCATCCAGGACATCTCTGTCGAAG AGACctctgcaaaggagggtcttcTCTTGTGGTGCCAGAGGAAGACTGCTCCCTACAAGAATGTCAACGTGCAGAACTTCCACAttag CTGGAAGGACGGCCTCGCCTTCAACGCTCTgatccacagacacagaccGGATCTCATCGATTACGACAGCCTCAGAAAG GATGACCCAGTGACCAATCTGAACAACGCCTTCGAGGTGGCTGAGAAGCACCTGGACATCCCCAAGATGTTGGACGCAGATG ACATCGTGGGTACGCTGCGGCCGGATGAGAAGGCCATAATGACCTATGTATCCTGCTTCTATCACGCCTTCTCTGGCGCACAGAAG GCCGAGACAGCCGCCAATCGTATCTGCAAAGTGCTGGCTGTCAACCAGGAGAACGAGCAAATGATGGAGGACTACGAGAAGCTGGCCAGTGAG CTGCTTGAGTGGATCCGTCGGACCATCCCCTGGCTGGAGAACCGAACCCAGGAGAAGACTGTAAATGACATGCAGGCCAAACAGGAGGACTTCAGAGACTACCGCTGTGTCCACAAACCCCCCAAG GTCCAAGAGAAATGCCAGCTGGAGATCAGCTTCAACACTCTGCAGACTAAACTGAGACTCAGCAACAGACCTGCCTTCATGCCATCAGAGGGACGCATGGTGTCT GATATCAATGGAGCGTGGCACACTCTGGAGGGAGCGGAGAAAGGCTACGAGGAGTGGATCCTCAGCGAGATCAGGCGTCTGGAGAGGCTGGAGCACTTGGCCGAGAAGTTCCACCAGAAGGCGGCCATCCACGAGTCCTGGACCGATG GTAAGGAGGCCATGCTGACCCAGAAAGACTACGAGACCTCCACCCTGTCAGAAGTGAAGGCGTTGCTACGGAAACACGAGGCCTTTGAGAGCGACCTGGCCGCCCATCAGGACCGAGTGGAGCAGATCGCCGCCATCGCACAGGAACTCAA CGAGCTGGACTACTACGACTCTGCCAGCGTCAACGCTCGCTGTCAGAAGATCTGCGATCAGTGGGACGTCCTGGGAACTCTCACCCACAACCGCAAAGATTCACTGGAG aggacagagaagcAGCTGGAGTCGATAGATGAGCTTTACCTGGAGTACGCCAAGAGAGCGGCGCCCTTCAACAACTGGATGGAGGGAGCGATGGAGGACCTGCAGGACATGTTCATCGTCCACAATATCGAGGAGATCCAG GGTCTGATCACAGCCCACGAGCAGTTCAAGTCCACGCTGGCGGAGGCCAACAAGGAGCGGGAGGCCATCCAGTCCATCCAGTCTGAGGTGCAGAAGATTGCCCAGAGCAACGGCATCAAGCTGAGTGGAGCGAACCCCTACACCACCATCACACCGGCGAGCATCGACAGCAAGTGGAAGAAG gcGATGGACATGGTGCCGCTGCGTGACAACGCCCTGCAGGATGAGCTGAACAAGCAGAACTCCAACGACACTCTGAGAGCCAAGTTCGCCACTCAGGCCAACACGGTCGGCGCCTACATACAGGCCAAAATGGAG GAAATCGGCCGGATATCCATAGAAATGAACGGGACTCTGGAGGACCAGCTGACCCACCTGAAGGAGTACCAGCAGACCATCATGTCCTACATGCCCGAAATCAACACGCTGGAGGGATACCACCAGCACATCCAGGAGGCACTTATCTTCGACAACCAATACACTTCCTACACAAtggag CACCTCCGTGTGGGCTGGGAGCAGCTGCTGACCACCATCGCCAGGACCATCAACGAGGTGGAGAACCAGATCCTGACGCGTGATGCCAAGGGCATCAGCCAGGAGCAGCTCTACGAGTACCGCGCCTCCTTCAACCACTTTGACAAG GACCACAGCGGGGCCCTGCAGGCGGAGGAGTTCAAGGCCTGTTTGATCAGTCTGGGCTACGACGTGGAGAACGACAAG AAGCGATCAGGACAGATGGTCTCGGAGGATTTCCGGGCTCTACTCATTTCTACAGGAAACAGCCTG GGCGACAGCGAGTTTGCTCGCATCATGGGCATAGTGGACCCCAACGGCAGCGGCGCCGTCACCTTCCAGGCCTTCATTGACTTCATGTCCAGGGAGACGACCGACACGGACACCGCGGACCAGGTCATCGCCTCCTTCAAGATCCTGGCCGCtgataag CCCTTCATCACGGCCGAGGAGCTGAGGAGGGAGCTCCCCCCCGACCAGGCCGAGTACTGCATCGCCCGCATGGCGCCCTACACGGGCCCCAACGCCACCCCCGGAGCCCTGGACTACATGTCCTTCTCCACCGCCCTGTACGGAGAGAGCGACCtgtag